One window of the Takifugu rubripes chromosome 13, fTakRub1.2, whole genome shotgun sequence genome contains the following:
- the slc9a5 gene encoding sodium/hydrogen exchanger 5 translates to MLLNHIRNVTGCSVGGGQRSTMGCFSGHVSSPGVPSSVSSPSGGPPIKPCRRMWRRCLRAKMRPLGVTLLLLLLTVSAADLSGPGAGTAAPQPPEFGLSPSTSPRFPLQVLQTEHPGAGVALARSAAEDPARPTAGEDEAEPQHHHHGGGYRVVQWEWSYVQTPYIIAIWLLVASFAKILFHFSQRFTTVVPESCVLILLGLALGGIVLIANKKQLYQLDPALFFLFLLPTIVGDAGYFMPARLFFDNLGAILMYAVVGTLWNAFCTGFCLYAAKLLGVIDERVQADLMDFLLFGALISAVDPVAVLAVFEEVHINDTLFIIVFGESLVNDAVTVVLYKVYISFVEVGPGNVQTTDYFKGVASFLIVSIGGTLVGLVFAVLLGFITRFTKKVRIIEPLFIFLLVYLAYLTAELFSLSAILSMTFCGIGANKYVEANISQKSRTTVKYTMKTLASIAETIIFIFLGISAVDKSKWAWDTGLVSCTLVFIFIFRAVGVIGQTWVLNRFRLIPLDKIDQVVMSYGGLRGAVAFALVVLLDGTQVKAKDYFVATTIVVVFFTVMFQGLTIKPLVKWLKVPRSTSRKPTINEEIHERAFDHILTAVEDVAGLQGYHHWRDKWEQFDKNYLSKLLLRKSVYRKSELWEAYQKINIRDAISVIDQGGNVLTSARLSLPSMASRTSFTNVTNYLRENGSGVCLDLQVIDNIPGAKVEEDMETHHFLTENLYKPRRQYQWQYSRHFMPGGLTERQDRQDREVFQRNMKSRMETFKSSRHKRHKKERSLKKRRGSDSKDDGDDKPRRNVSWHDKNSVGVPMESEEEKQGTPGPEKEEDVGIVFVARKVETPKQRPKSGPAILNESARPDPAPLSPPTSDCHLPWKAGMGSPPPCVSVEAIKIIPVDLQRAWNQSISSLESISSPPAPPAPPEPVHPRVGALSKPGGVRPASYTPTSSTSFTGALGSQDTSRFPEKTTKRTEEKEEEEEEEDVKAQEVQPLMPPGSVAPPPLPISAPNSGRLRNPRVYVRSLVTAPPPEHHSRGPTHL, encoded by the exons ATGCTCCTGAACCACATTCGGAATGTGACTGGCTGCAGCGTCGGGGGGGGACAAAGGTCAACGATGGGATGTTTCAGCGGTCACGTGAGCAGCCCCGGCGTCCCCTCCTCCGTGTCCTCTCCGTCTGGAGGTCCACCTATAAAGCCCTGCAGGCGGATGTGGCGCCGCTGTCTGCGGGCGAAGATGCGGCCGCTCGGtgtgacgctgctgctgctcctgctgacgGTGTCCGCGGCGGACCTGTCCGGACCCGGCGCCGGGACGGCTGCTCCACAGCCTCCCGAGTTCGGCTTGTCGCCCTCCACGTCGCCTCGCTTCCCCCTCCAGGTGCTGCAGACAGAACACCCGGGTGCCGGCGTCGCTTTGGCCCGGTCCGCCGCGGAGGACCCGGCTCGACCCACGGCAGGAGAAGATGAGGCGGAAccgcagcatcatcatcacggCGGCGGGTACCGGGTGGTCCAGTGGGAGTGGAGCTACGTCCAGACGCCCTACATCATCGCTATCTGGCTCCTGGTGGCCAGCTTCGCCAAAATCT TGTTCCACTTCTCTCAGCGATTCACCACGGTGGTTCCTGAAAGCTGCGTGCTGATTTTGCTGGGTCTGGCCCTGGGTGGCATCGTCCTCATAGCCAATAAGAAGCAGCTGTACCAGCTGGACCCggccctcttcttcctcttcctgctgccgaCCATCGTGGGTGATGCTGGATATTTCATGCCAGCTCGCCTCTTCTTTGACAACCTGGGAGCCATCCTGATGTACGCGGTGGTTGGAACACTGTGGAACGCCTTCTGCACCGGCTTCTGCCTGTACGCCGCCAAACTGCTTGGGGTCATAG aTGAGCGCGTCCAGGCAGACCTGATGGACTTCCTGTTGTTTGGCGCCTTGATCTCGGCCGTGGACCCGGTGGCAGTTCTGGCTGTATTTGAGGAAGTCCACATCAATGACACGCTATTTATCATTGTGTTTGGAGAGTCGCTGGTCAACGACGCCGTCACTGTG GTTTTATATAAAGTCTACATCTCCTTTGTGGAAGTTGGTCCCGGAAATGTTCAGACTACAGATTATTTTAAGGGAGTCG cCTCCTTCCTTATCGTCAGTATCGGGGGGACTCTGGTTGGTCTCGTCTTTGCTGTCCTCCTTGGCTTCATCACTCGTTTCACCAAAAAGGTCCGCATCATTGAGCCTCTCTTTATCTTCCTGTTGGTTTACCTTGCCTACCTGACAGCGGAACTTTTCTCATTGTCCGCCATTCTGTC GATGACATTCTGTGGGATTGGTGCAAATAAATATGTGGAGGCCAACATTTCCCAGAAGTCTCGGACTACAGTCAAGTATACAATGAAGACTCTGGCCAGCATTGCTGAGACCATTATCTTCATCTTCTTGGGGATCTCAGCAGTGGACAAGTCCAAGTGGGCCTGGGACACGGGCCTGGTGTCCTGCACCCTCGTCTttatcttcatcttcagagCAGTTG GTGTGATTGGACAGACCTGGGTTCTGAACCGTTTCCGCCTCATCCCGTTAGACAAGATTGACCAGGTGGTAATGTCATATGGTGGCCTGCGGGGGGCAGTAGCCTTCGCACTGGTGGTGCTATTGGATGGCACTCAAGTGAAAGCCAAGGATTACTTTGTTGCCACAACGATTGTGGTTGTCTTCTTCACCGTCATGTTTCAg GGCCTGACCATCAAACCACTGGTTAAATGGCTCAAGGTTCCTCGTTCTACCAGCAGGAAGCCTACAATCAATGAAGAGATCCACGAGAGG GCCTTTGACCACATCCTGACAGCAGTGGAGGACGTCGCAGGGCTGCAGGGGTACCACCACTGGAGAGACAA GTGGGAACAGTTTGATAAGAATTACCTCAGTaagctgctgctcaggaagTCCGTTTACAGGAAGAGTGAATTGTGGGAGGCGTATCAGAAGATCAACATCAGGGACGCCATCAGTGTCATCGACCAG GGCGGGAACGTGCTGACCTCTGCCAGGTTGTCTCTGCCCTCCATGGCCAGCAGAACATCGTTTACCAACGTCACCAACTACCT GCGTGAGAATGGCAGTGGTGTGTGTCTGGACCTTCAGGTGATTGATAACATCCCTGGAGCCAAAGTAGAAGAAGACATGGAGACCCACCATTTCCTGACAGAGAACCTGTACAAGCCCAGGAGACAG TATCAGTGGCAGTACAGTCGTCATTTCATGCCCGGGGGGCTGACAGAACGCCAAGACCGTCAGGATCGAGAGGTGTTTCAGCGGAACATGAAGAGCCGAATGGAGACGTTCAAATCCAGCCGTCATAAACGCCATAAGAAAGAGCGCAGCCTGAAGAAG CGGCGTGGGTCTGACAGCAAAGACGATGGAGATGACAAACCACGACGAAACGTCAGCTGGCACGATAAAA ATTCTGTGGGGGTGCCTATGGAatctgaggaggagaaacagggtACACCAGGCCCTGAGAAGGAAGAAGATGTTGGGATCGTCTTTGTCGCTCGTAAAGTCGAGACGCCGAAACAGCGACCAAAGTCAG GTCCAGCAATTCTGAATGAGAGTGCAAGACCAGATCCTgcccccctctcaccccccacTTCAGACTGCCACCTCCCATGGAAGGCTGGCATGGGTTCTCCTCccccctgtgtctctgtggaagcTATTAAAATAATCCCTGTTGACCTGCAGAGAGCCTGGAACCAGAGCATTTCTTCTCTAGAAagcatctcctcccctcctgccccccctgccccTCCAGAGCCTGTCCACCCCCGTGTTGGTGCCTTGTCTAAACCTGGTGGAGTTCGACCTGCCTCCTACACACCTACGAGTAGCACCTCCTTCACTGGAGCTCTGGGGTCACAAGACACCTCCAGGTTTCCAGAGAAGACGACAAAGAGgacggaggaaaaggaggaggaggaggaggaagaggatgtgaaAGCACAAGAGGTGCAGCCGCTTATGCCACCTGGAtctgtggctccgcccccacTACCCATTTCCGCTCCAAACTCAGGGAGACTGAGAAACCCGCGTGTCTACGTGAGGAGCCTGGTGACAGCACCACCTCCTGAGCATCACAGCCGGGGCCCCACTCACTTGTAA